GACCCCAGCCGGTAGGGGTGTTCACGGGGGACGCCCTGTTCGTGGGTGAGGTCGGGCGGACCGATCTCTTCGGCGAGGAGCGCATCGGGCAGATGGCGCCCCTGCTGTTCGATTCTCTGCACGACAAGCTCCTCTCCCTGGGGGAGGGGACCATAATCTATCCGGCCCACGGAGCGGGCTCTGCCTGCGGAGGTAGCATATCTGATCGCGAGGAAAGCACCATCGGCCTGGAGATGGCTCAAAACAAAGCTCTCACGATCGGGAGCAGGGAAGCGTTCGTGGCCATGAAGAAGGCGGAGGTGATGGAGAAGCCGTACTACTTCGCCCGGATGGAGGAGATCAACCTGGCCGGGCAGCCGGTGCTGGGCTCCCTGCCCCGTCCACCCCAGCTGTCTCCCGGGGAGTTCGAGCGGCTCATTGGCGCCGGAGCGGCGGTCCTGGACGTTCGGGCCCCCACCTCCTTTGCCGGCGGCCACATTGAAGGTTCTGTCAGCATCCCCCGGGAGGTCCTGCCCAGTTACGCAGGATGGGTCCTCGAGTACGGCAGGCCGATCGTGCTGGTCACCGACGGTCCGGAGGAGGTGTCCGAGGTCGTGCGCATGCTGATACGCATCGGCTATGACGATATCATCGGTCACCTGGGGGAGGGGATGGAGGGGTGGGCCAAGAGAGGGCTGCCGATAGCAAGCTTCCCCCTTGTCACCCCGACAGAGCTCCATGGCATGCTTGGCCGGGAAGAGAACATCCTAGTCCTCGACGTGCGCACGGAGAAGGAGTGGAGGGCGGAGCGGGTGGAACGTTCGATGCACATCTTCGCCGGTTACCTCAGGGACCGTATCGACGAGGTCCCTCGGGGTACGAGGGTGGCGGTGATGTGCTCGTCCGGTCTGAGGGGAAGCCTGGGAGCGGGCATTTTGCAGGATGCCGGCTATGAGGTGCTCAATATTCTGGGAGGGACAGGAGGGTGGAAGAAGGCGGGCTTGCCATTGGAGAAATGAGAAAGTGTGCTCCGAGCTAGCATGTTTCACTTAAGTTTATTTATGAAGTGTAAGGGGCATGCTTAAAATCGAAAAAAAATGGCAATATTTGGTCATTATAATCATCATTCTCGTAACAATGTTCTATTTAACAGCCTTTAGAAACAAAATATGTAACATTGTTGCGGTTTCTAAACAACAAGGATTAAATATTGTAAAACCAGTTAAGAAAATAGGGATTATATGGGCTACGAGGAAATATTTCCGCCATATGACATGGAGTGGCATGCGCATGCCACCAAGCGCTTTGCGAATCCCTTCGTTGACAACAAGTATGACAGGGTAGATGTTGACCCGGTCATGCTGTCCCATGCGGCTATCGCATGCGGTTACACGATTAGGGATTTCTACGAGAAGCCTGAGCTGGGCATACACTGCCTGGCCTACATCTACCAGATGTACGACCTGCTACCGGTCACTCACTGGTTCTACTCGACCCCTTGGCTCAAGGAGCTGGGGATGGAGCTGACCCAGAAGGACACCCTTCCTCCAATCGCCGAGACTCCCATCATCAGCGAGCCCGGCCAGGTGGATGACCTTGAGGTGCCCGACGAGAAGGCCATCAGGAACGGTTACACCTACCCGCAGTACCAGAGGCTGTACTCTTACGTCCAGAAGAACCTACCGCAGACCTTCGTCCCGATCGCTTACGGTTTCGATCCGGTCGGAGAGGCCTCCCACATCTGCGGCGTCGAGAACTTCATCATGTGGACCTTCACTGAGCCCGAGGCGGCCCAGAAGCTGCTGAAGAAGTTCACCGACACCGCCATCGAGGGCGCGCTGTGCACCGCTAAGGACTATGGCATGGCCATGCTCGTCCTGGGTTCCGTCCTGGCGAACAACGATATCTTCTCTGACGAGGCTGTCCGTGAGTACTCCGTCAACAACATGCGGTACTACATCGACAAGTGCTTCAGGGGAGGCGCTGGCCCGCAGATCTTCTACCACTGCTGCGGTAACCACGAGACCGACTACAAGGAGTTCCACAACCTTATCTGGTCCCCCTTCACCGTGTTCCACATCGGGTACAAGGGCCGTGAGGTCTTCCCGACCGAACTGCTGAAGAAGGAGTTCGGGAACAAGGCCACCATCATGGGCTCGGTCGACACCAAGCTGATGATCAACCCCAACCCGAAGGCGGTTTACGATCAGGCTGCGGCCTCCGTTAAGGCTGGACGCGACAGCCCCAGGGGATACATCCTGGGCTGCGCTTGCGAATGCCCCATGTACACGCTCCCCGGCAACATCCTGGCCATGACCAGGGCGGCTGCGGACCACGGGACGTATGGGAAGTTCTGAGGTGAGCCAAATGGATGCAAAGTTCTCTGCTAACGCCAAGGACCTGCTGGGGAAGAGGGGCCTGAAGGAGGCCGATGTCGCGGACGTCATCAAGACCGCGGAGACCTCCCACAGGAAGATCACCGACGGTAAGGTCAGCATCGCCAAGAAGCGCATCGGCGAGGTCACCATCTACGCCGTCTACGACAGCCACGGCAACGTCGAGTCCGCATACTCTCACCGCATGGTGCTGGGCGAGCCTGTGAAGACCACCGACGAGCCCGAGGTCACCAAGTGGGAGTGCGTGCACTGCAAGGAGAAGGCTATCGCTGGGACCGTCAACATGACCTATATGGGCATCACCAGGTCCGGACCGGCGGTCGTCTGCCAGAAGTGCGGCGACTCCTGGGTCGAGGAATACCTCGCCACCAAGACCATCGCGGCGGCCGAAGGGCTGTTCGAGAAGAAGAAGGCGTAAACCTCTTTCGGCCGCACTGCGGCCCCTTTCAATATTTTTCTTTATACGCTAAGCAAGCCACACGCGATTTTCAGCAACACATAATTAGCCAGAACCGATTGAGGTTAGCGGACCGGTGACGATAATGATAGAGAACCTAGGGGAGAGCAGCAGCCTGTGCCCGGAGTGCCTTAAGGTCATCCCGGCGGTCAAGTATGCCGAGAACGACAATGTGTACCTGGAGAAGACCTGCCCGGAGCACGGCAAGTATAAGGTATTGATCTGGAGGGGATTGGCCGATTATAAGTCGATGAAGGCCTACGCCTGCGTGCCGTCCAGGCCGGAAAAGTATATCGTCACCAAGAAGGCCACCTGCCCCATTGACTGTGGACTGTGCCAGGACCACACACAGCACACCTGCCTGGTGGTCCTCGAGGTCACCAACGACTGCAACCTGAAGTGCCCCATCTGCTTTGCCTCGGCCAACGAGCGCTATCACTTCAACCCCACCATGGATCAGATAAGAAGCATGTTCCAGACCACGCTAGACTATGTGAACAGTCCTACCTGTATCCAGATCAGTGGCGGGGAGCCCACCATCCGCGACGACCTGCCCGATATCATCAAGCTGGGCAAGTCGATGGGCATCGATTACATCGAGGTCAACACCAACGCGGTGCGCTTCGCCCAGGATAAGGAGTTCCTCCTGGCCTGCAAGGAGGCGGGAATGGACTCCCTATATTTCTCCTTCGACGGCCTCACTTCTGATGTCTACATGAAGACCTGCGGAAAGGATCTCCTCGCAACGAAGCTCCAGGCCATAAAAAACTGCCAGGAACTGGGGATCGGGGTGACGCTGGTCACAGTGGTCTCTCCGGACATCAACCTGCATCAGATCGGGGACATCATCAACTTCGCCAAGAAGAACGTGCCTACGGTTAAGGGGATTCACTTCCAACCTCTCAGTTATTTCGGCCGCTATCCCATTGTCCCCAAGGACGAGAACCGAACGGTGCTTCCTGATCTGCTCAAGGAGATCGAGAAGCAGACCAAGGGCGAGCTGCGAGTGGACAACTTCATTCCCACCTCCTGCACCAACGTCCACTGCGACGTGAAATCCATGTCAGTCATCATGGAGGACGGCTCCCTCTTCCCCCTTACTCACAGAGCCATGGGGCCGCCCAAGGACACCTGCTGCGTGGCCACTAAGACGAGGAAGGAGATCAGCGACCTATGGCGGTACATCGATGAGAGCCTGGGCAATGATGGGGGCGAGGCCAAAGGGTCCTGGGATGAGTTCATCCAGAGAGCCCGGACGAACTACCTGACGATCTCCAGCATGCCCTTCCAGGACGTATGGAATGTGGACACCGATCGGCTGAAGGGATGCTGCATCCATACCGTGACCCCGGATGGCAAGCTCATTCCCTTCTGCCTGTTCAACATAAACAGCGTGCATGGCAAGACCCTCTATCGCCACGAGATCCTGGAGAAGTATGCCAAGTGGGGCTCGTCTTAGGCGTCCGGCAGGACGCCTGAATTTTTAAAATTTTGAAGGAGGGCGGCGGCTCACCGCGTGCCCTTCTTCCCCACACTCTTGTTGTAGTTGGAAACGATGTTATTCATGTAGTCGGCCAGGAGCTTCTGGCGTTCCCAATCCTTGGTCAGGGGGCCCTCCAGGGGGAACTCGGAGTCGCACCTGAGGCAACGGGCGAGCTGACACCCGAAAGCGCCCTTCCGGCAACCCTTGCAGGCTATGGCCCTCGACTGGAAGAGGGAGAACTCGAGGCCGCAGTTGGGACACTTGATCTTCTTCGTGGTCTTGAGGAGGGCAGGGGTCACTCCCATCTCCTTCATGTGCTCTGTCAATACCATCTCATTGCCTCTCCATCCTATATGGTCTGAATGTAAAAAGCCTTTCTGGTCGCCCCGTCCATCATTGGTCCAGCTCGACCTCTCTGGGCTCCATGGAAGGCGGGAAGATCGCCGGCCACCGCAGGAATGGCTTGTACGGATAGGATGCTGTTCCTTCGGTCTCCCTTAGTCCCTCCATCAGCTCCTCGATCCTGGGGGCGGGGAACGCCACCACGACCTCGGACTCCTGTACCAGGCCGTAGGCGCGGTCGCCCATGCACGGCACGTCCACGGTGACCGCCCCCGCGTCTACCGCCCTGGCGATGGCCGAGCACAGCGAGGCTTGTCCGGTCATGCGTACCGATACGACTTCCCCTCGGGCGTAGGCGAAGGCGATGACCAGACGAAGCGCCCGCGCCGGGCTCATGTACATCACGATAACATCAGGGTCGAAGGGCACAATGTCCAGCGGGGCCATGATCACTCCGGAGAACCGCTTGCCGGCATTGCCCAGCATGTACATGTTCTCGTGTAGGCGCCTGGCCGCCTCTACATTCTGGGTGAATGGCAGGTTGAGGTCACCCTCCGACAGTCGTTCCGGCGTGCGGACGAGGCCGAGGCAGGCCGCCCCCCACAGGCATTTGGTCCCCTGGCTCGACGCGCCCACCAGACCCTCCGCGCGGTTGTAGCGGGCAATGGCGGCCATGTGGCAGGGGGTGGTATCGGTGAGCAGCCGGGCATCACGATAGTCCAACAGTTCCCTCGGTTTCTCCAGCAGCTTCACTCCGACAGGGTAGGCCGGCAGGCACACCTTGTTGCGCAGCTCCTCAGTAATGGCCTTCCAATTATGGCCGGGCATCGCCTCTTCATCGCCTTCCCATGTCTTTAGATTGTTGTTGGAAGCAGCGTTGATGGGCGAGAGTTTATTTCCCGAAAAACACCTGGGGGGCCCGGATATTTAAAAGGGACGTCCGGAGGAAGGACCGGGCGAAGGAGGATGCACATCATGGTCGACCAAGTCGCAGATGAAGCTCTGGTTGCCGCAGAGCCAGAGAGGAACACCGTAGAGGACCACATAGCCCTCATTTTCCATAAGGATGAGGAGAGGCTCACCACCATAACCCCCCTGATCAAGGTGGGGCTGGAGAAAGGCGAGCTCTGTCTGTATGTCTCCAACGAGGAGAACGATCAGGCCATCGTGGAGGCGCTGAGAGCCGAGCACATCGACGTCGAAAAGGCGGTCAGCAACGGCAGCCTGATTCTCACCAACAAGCGGGAGATGTACTTCAAGCTGGGGCGGTTCGATCCGGAGTGGACGATCCGGGTCATCAACAACATCGCCGATCTTGCCCGATCCTATGGCTTCACGGCCATGCGGGTCATGTCCGAGATGGCGTGGACCCAGGAGATGGTGGCGGGCATCGAACGATGGCCGGAGTACGAGGCCAAGCTGAACGCCCTAAATCCCGGCATCTCGCTGCGCATCATATGCCAGTACGACCGGCGGCTATTCTCCCCCGAGGCGCTCATGGCGGCCATCCAGACCCATCCACGGATCGTGGCGGACGGGGAGATCAGCAAGAACAGCTTCTTCATCCCCTCCGACCGACTGCTGATGGGCAACTATGCCGAGGCAGAGCTGGAGATGGTGATGGCCAGCATCCGGCAGCTGAACAGCTCGGAAGCAGCCCTGCAGGACCGTGACAGCATCATTGAGCGATTGACCCAGCAGGCTGATGCCGATAACGCCGCCAGGAAGAGCCTGGAGGCGGCGCTGGACGAATCCCGCCATCGGTTCAAGGAGTTCGCTGAGCGGGCCTCCGACTGGGCCTGGGAGCTGGACGAGCAGGGAGCGTTCATCTACTCCTCCCCGAGGATCAGGGACATCTTGGGAATGCAACCGGAGGAGATCATCGGCAAGACCCCCATGGACCTGGTGTCCAAGGAGGCGGCCGACCGGACGGCGAAGTTGCTGACTCCGGCGATGTCCTCCCACGCCCCCATCTCGGCATTGGAGATGGAGGCCAGGCACAAGGACGGCCACGTCGTGTACCTGGAGATGAACGGGACACCTCGCTTCGACCAGGATGGTAAATTCCAGGGGTATCGTGGCGTGGACCGGGATATCAGCGGGCGCAAGGCCTCCAAGCAGGCCATCGAGGAGAGCAGGAGGCGGGCAGAGGAGTCCCTGGCCGAGATCAAGGCCCGGGACGAGCGCATCGCCGCCCTGGATCAGGAGATCGTCCAGCTCAAAGGCTCTCTGGCCGAGTTCGATTCCTCGCTCACCGCCTTGCGCGGCGAGATCGACGGAAAGGAGAACATCCTGAGGGAGGCCAACGAAAACCTGGCCCGGCTGAACGAGAGCCTCCAGGCCCGTGAGGCGGAGATCTCGACTCTGCGGGCCTCTCATGACGAGAAGCAGTCCACGCTCGAGGCCCAGGCCGATGAGATCGCCGACCTCAAGCGGCAGCTGGAGGAGCGGGGCGGAGAGTTGAGCGGTATCCAGGCCGCGCTGGCCGCGGCGCAGCTGGCAGTCCTGGGCAAGACCTCCGAGCTTGAGAAGCTGACCTCCGGCTTCAACGCCCAGTCCTTGGAGCTCAAGGGAGCGAGGGATTCCCTATCCGGGGTCGAGGAGACCCTGGCTCACAAGGAGCAGGAATCCTTCGCCATGCGGCAGCAGATCGACCGCCTGGAAGCGGACCTCAAGGCCACCAAGGAATCGTTGGCCATGAGGAGCGAGGAGTTCGGCAGGGCGCAGCAGGAGCTGTCCGAGGCCAAAGTGTCGCTGGAACAGGTTAAGGGTGAACTGGCGGTAGGGAGCGAGGAGCTGGCCCAGAAGGTTAAGGACCTGGCCGGGGCAGAGGAGCTCGCCGAGCAGAGGGCCCGTGAGCTGGCGGCCGCCAACGAGGCCATCGAGGCCAAGACCGGCGAGCTGGTCACGGTCAACGGATCGTTGGAGCAAAAGGTAGCCGAGATCGCCGCCGTCACCGCCCTGGCAGAGGGAAGGGCGACCGAGCTGTCCTCGGTCAAAGAGGACCTGGAGCGGACGCAGAGCGAACTGTCCTCCACCAAGGTGTGGTTGGAGAGAGCTGCATCGGACCTCGCCGCCGCCAAGCAGCTGATGGAGCAGAGGACCTCCGAACTTGGTGCCGCCAACGAGGCCATCGAGGCCAAGACCGGCGAGCTAGCAGCGATGAACGCGTCCCTGGAACAGAAGGCCGCCGAGTTGGCTGCCGCCAACGAGCTCGCGGAGCAGCGGGCCTCGGAGCTGGCAGCGATGAGCGCGTCCCTGGAACAGAAGGCCGCAGAACTGGCGGCGGCCGAGAGCAGGGTCGCGGAGAAGGATGGTGCCCTGGTCGGATCACTGGCTGAGGTAGAGGGCCTCAAGGCCATGCTGTCATCCAGGGAGAGCGACCTGGAGGCCCGGACCGCCGAGCGAGACGCCCGCCTGGAGGAGATCGCTCAAGCCCGGGAAGACATCGATAGGCTGGAGCAGACGCTGGTGACCCGCGGCGGGGAGCTCGCCGGGACCGTCGCCGCCTGTGAGGGCGTTAAAGCCGACCTCGCCGCCCTCACCGAGGAGCTGCAACTCGCCCGCGAGAGCATCGACCGGGTGGAGGAAGAGAAGGTCGAGCTAAGGAGCACGATCGAGGCTCGCGACGTCGCCTTGGCCGATCTCAACGCCGTCCTGGGCCGAACCACCTCGGACCTCGCCGCCCGCGAGGGCGAGCTGGCGACGGTCCGCGCGGTGCTGTCGGAAAGAGAACGTGAACTGTCCCAAGCCTCATCGCGGGTCGATGTGCTGAGCAAGATCCTCGTACTCAAGGAGGAGGAACTCTCCGCTTCTCTCAAGATCAGCGAGGCCCGTAGGTGCCAGGCCGACCAATTGGACGTTCAGGCCAGGCAGCTCGAGGCTGACCAGAACGTCAGCGTCACGGTCATCAGCGGCCTGAGGGAAGCTATGCATCGGGGCGGCAAAGATCTGGCCCAGGCGAAGGCGGAGCACGAGGCCGCGTTGGCCCAAGCCTGTGCCGCAGCAGCCCGGGAGCGGGAGCTCGCCGGGGCCCGGTGGGTGGAGAACGTTCTACTCCGGACCAGGGTGCAGGAACTCGAGGCGTCCAGGAACGCAGCGACCGGAGAGGCAATGGGGCTGCGCAAAGCCTTCATGGGCCTGGCGTCCCCCGCAGCCATGGTATCTCCGGAGGGCAAGATCATACTTGCCAATCCGGCCATGGAGCAGATAATGTCCATGGATCTGGCCGGCAGGGCTACCGCCGACCTGTGGCCCGGGCTGGACATCAGCGAGCCGGGCTCGATCCGGATCGAACAGAACGGCCAGCTGATGGAGATGAAGGTGCTCCCCTCCGCCCTGCGGGACGGGATGCAAGACATCGGCACGGTGCTCACCTTCGGCGAGCCGGTGCCGATCAGGGCCGCCGAAAGCAAGGGACCCAACCCTGCGGCCTTGGCTCACGATCTCAACGATTCGCTCCAGGTCATTATGGGCAGCGTGTCCCTGGCTAAGGAGTACGTGATCCCCGAGGGCCGCATGTACAGCAAGCTCAGGCGGATCGAGAGCGCCTCGGTGACCGCCCGCGATCTCGCCAGCCAGCTGATGTCCCCGGCCCGTGAGGTGCACCTAGATGCGTCCTCGGTACCCACCAACCTCACCCGGGGCAAGGGCAGACTGCTGCTGATGGATGACGACGAGAACGTGCTTGAGGCGACTGGAGACCTGCTGCGATACCTTGGCTACAACGTCGAGGTGGCCCGAGACGGAGAGGAGGCGGTGGCCATGTGCAAGGAGGCCGAGGAAATATGGCAGTCCTACGACCTGGCGATGGTGGATTTATCCATCTCCTCAGGGATGGGAGGCTTGGAGGCGAGCAAGAGCCTGGTGGCGATGAACCCCCGGATCGCACTGATCGTCACCAGCGGCTACATTTCCGACCCAGTGATCGCCGATCCGAAGGCCCACGGGTTCGCCGCCGCCCTATCCAAACCCTACTCCGCGGAACTGCTGTCCAAGACCATCGCCGAGGTCCTGGCTAGCCAGCCTTCCGCTTAAGCAAACCTATTTCGGACGCCAGGTGATGCACCGACCTGATGGCTCTGCTCGATAAGGTCAAGATCGCGATCGCCAGGAGGAGATTGACCTCCCTCAAGGTCAAGGGGGACGCCAATCCCCTGGAGGGATGGATCCATGGCAAGGTGAGAAAGGAGTTCGATAGCTCCAGGGAGTTCCGGCAAGCCATCGGTCGTGACCAGCTGGGGGCGGTAACCAGGAGGGACCTCCGGGAGTACCAGCTCCACCGGTTCCGCCAGCAGATGGCCTACGTCATGGAGAACTCCTATTACTACAAGAAGAAGTTCGAGGCTGCCGGGGTGAGGCCGGAAGACATCCGGACCTACGATGATCTGGAAAAGGTCCCCTTGACCGACCCCGCAGACCTGGCGGCCGAACCGCTGACCTTCCTCTGCGTGTCACAGAGCAAGGTGATGCGGGCATTCACCACCTCCGGCACCACGGGCACGAGGAAGCGACTGTTCTACACGCAGGATGATGTCCTCAACATCGTCGACGCCATCTCCGCCGCCCTCCGTTCCGTCGGCATGTCTGGGCAGGACAACCTACAGATCATGTTCCCGGCAGTCTCAGCCTGGGATCCGGGGCTCATGTTGGAGAGCGCCTGCAAGGTCGCCGGACTGCGGGCCAAGGTGTGCAGCTCAGTGGACGTGGATGAGCAGATTAGGACGATGAAGGAGCAGAACACCAAGGTCATGATCGGCCTGACCTCCTTCTTATACCGGATCACCGTCCTCGCTAGGGACAAGTACGACCTTCGGTCCTTCGGCATCAAGGCCATCATCTGTTCGGCGGAGCCCTTGCCAGAAGCGATGCGGCGGGAGATGCGTTCGGCGTGGGGGTGTAAGATCCTGAGTCAGTACGGTATGACCGAGATGGGCCTGGCGACGGCCATCGAGTGCGAGGCCGCCGACGGTCTGCACATGGATGAAGCCGATTACCTGGCCGAGGTCATCGACCCGGCGACCGGGAAGCACCTCCCGGAGAGGACCACGGGAGAGCTAATCTTTACCTCGCTGTGGATGCAGGGAACCCCCTTGCTGAGATACCGCACCCGGGACCTCACTCACCTGATCGAGCCGCCGTGCACCTGTGATTTCGTCACCATCGGTAAGATGGGCAAGGTTCAGGGACGCATGGATGCCCAAACCAAGATCGGCTACGGTCAGAAGATCTATCCAGTGCTGTTCGACGAGGTGCTTCTTTCCATCCCCGGAGTACTGGGATATCATCTGGTCCTGGAAAAAGAAGGATATCGCGATAAACTCACTTTCAGGGTGGAGATGAAGGGCGATACCGGAGGCGCGCAGGACAAGATCCTTGAGGCGCTGATGCAGCTGGACGAGATCAGGGAGCCGCTGGAGAACGACCTCATAACGAAGCCGATGATCGAGATAGTACAGGCCGGCAGCGTGCCCTTCGCCCCCAAGAGCAAGGTCATCGAGGATCGCCGGCAAAATTACGATCAGGCGACTGGCCCGGCGAAAGATTCTTGACCGGTCAGGGAGTAGCGGGGACCGATGAAGGCCGGAGTGATAGCCGTCCAGGGAGCCGCGCCGGAGCACGTCCGGGCGCTGGAGTCCGCGTTGGCCGAGCTGGGGAGAAGTGGGAGCGTAATCACCGTGCGCAGGCCCCAGGAGCTGGAACAGGTGTCCTGTGCAGTCATACCAGGAGGAGAGAGCACCACCATCTCCAAATTGCTGATGCACTCCGGTCTGCACGATCTCATCATCAAGCGGGCCGAGGAGGGCATGCCGGTGTTGGGCACCTGTGCCGGGTGCGTGCTGCTGGCGAAGGAAGGGGATGGCGAGGTAGAGAGGACTGACACCAGGCTCCTTGGCCTCATGGACATGGCGGTCGACCGCAATGCCTTCGGTCGGCAGAGGGAGAGCTTCGAAGCTCCTCTGGACATCAAGGGGATGAGCGCACCGTTCCCCGGCGTCTTCATCCGCGGCCCGGTGATCAGGAAAGTCTGGGGCAACTGTGAGGTCCTGGCCCGCTACGGTGAGCGTATAATAATGGCAAGGCAGGGCAACCTGATGGCTCTGAGCTTCCATCCCGAGCTGTCGGGCGACAACCGCATCCACAGGGCGTTGCTGGAGATGGTGTGAGGTTCTAGGACTTCACCGCCCGGATGATGCCCTCCAGGCGGGCGACGTACTCGCCATTCTCTACGACCGTTCCGGTGACTACCACACTGGCGCCAGCGTTCTTGACCCTGGCCGCGGTCTCCGCGTCCCGGATCCCTCCACCTACCAGCAGCGGGATGTCGATGGCCGACCTCACCGCCGAGATCATGTCCTCGGGCACCGCTTGGGGTGCGCCGCTCCCGGCCTCAAGGTACACGTAATCCATCCCCAGGTACTGCGCGGCGAGGGCATAGGCCACCGCCCGCTTGGGCTGGTCGCGGGGGATGACGTCGGCCTGGCCGACCTCACCCACTTTCATCCCCGGGGCCACGATGATGTACCCCATGGAGATGGTTTCGAGCTTGAGCTTCCTGACGATGGGGGCACCGGCGACCTGTTCTCCCACCACCATTCTGAGGTTGCGGGAGTTGAGCATGCTCATAAAGTACATGGCGTCGGTGTAGGGAGAGATGGCATTCGCGCCCGACGGAAAGTAGATGACCGGGACGTCAACCTTCGCCTTGATGGCCTGCACCGTTTGATCCAGATTCTCCTGGGTGACGCCTGTGGAACCGCCGACCATGATGGCATCGGTGCCCAGCTCGCAGGCGGTCCGGGTGATCTCGGCGGCCACGGCAGGCTCCTGCTTGGCGGGGTCCAGGAGAGTCATATGCAGCGCGCCTTTCTTCATCTTCTCACTAAGGATATCTTTGACGGTCATAGCAAACCTCCCAGTAAGAACGAGACCAGCGCGACCAGCATGCCGTACTTGGCCCATTTCTGCCCCTGCCTGGGATTTCGGAAATGAACTATAGAGCAGTATATAAATATTGCATCAGCGAACAAAACCGCGGCCAGATAAGCCAGGCCGAACCGGCCGGCGAGGTACGGCTCGAAGGACAGGGCCACTGCCACCAGGAAGGCGACGCTGGCCACGGCCCCCGCGGCCCCCGCTCCGATCCGCTGGGGCAAGGTGCGCCGATCGAAGTCCGAAGTCATGTCCTGAACGTCCTTGACAATCTCCCGGCCCAGGGTCGCCAGCATGGCCATGATGGAGATGGCCAGGGTAGCGCGGATGTCCCCGACCACGGCTCCTCCGAGTAGGAAAAGCATGCCGGTGAGCACGGCGATGGAAAGATTGCCGGACAGGCCCATCTTCTTGGTCTTCAGCTCATAGGCCAGCATAAGGACGATCGCCACCAGCACGATGATGAAGGACAACACGCCCCACAGCAGGACTGCAAAGGCCAGGGAGATCACGAACGCCCCCGCGGATATGTTGCGGGCGGCATCCGGCTTTATCCTGCCGGACGGGATCGGCCGCTCGGGGTGGGCCAGCTTGTCCACATCGCGATCAAGGTAATCGTTGAGGGTATTGCCCCCGATGATGAAGGTCACCACCACCCCGGAGGCGATGGCGATCTGAGGGAGGAAGTTGACGATATCGGTGCCCACCGCGATCAGGGCGGCAAGGACGAGGCCGACGACTCCCATCACGCAGTTGCCCACGCGGAACAACTGGACGTACCTGTTCACGCAGGCCCATTAATGTGCGAATAATAATCCTTTGCCCTCGGACCTCAGGGCCCTGGACGCCGGAAGGAGGCCCCGAACTGGCGCTCCTCCAGCTCGATCATGGCCTTCATGCCGCTGGAGATACGTCTCACCGAGTGGCGGCATTGGGGACCACAAGGGACGGAGAAAGCGCGGTCGTTGGGCTTGGGCCAGTACTTAATGCGGTGCCCGTTGTAGAGGTAACCGATTTCCAGCACCATCCCCTGGAACGGCTCACATAGGTCTCCTGGGGCGTCGGCCGGGGCGGCCCGGTAGACCTGACAATAGATCTCACCCTCCTCCATCAATCGGCGGCACAGCCCGCGCACGTACCAAGTGTTGAACTCGGTCCGAGCCAGCGTCCTTGCGGCCCGCGCCGGCTCGGTGCGTCTCACCCCGCCGAAGGGGGAGGGTTCGAACTCGGCCCACAGCTCCTTGGCTATAAGGGCCTCGGCCAGGGAGTCCTCAGTGCCCCTGATGACCGCTTCCTTCATC
This DNA window, taken from Methanomassiliicoccus sp., encodes the following:
- a CDS encoding rhodanese-like domain-containing protein; translation: MLIKKVKAEGLAHLSYLVGSDGRAAVIDPRRDCHVYLDIADGEKLRITHILETHRNEDYVTGSRELASMTGAAILHGDNAFGYGQPVREGDTIDLGQAVLKALATPGHTLDSMSYVLYDRSAGPQPVGVFTGDALFVGEVGRTDLFGEERIGQMAPLLFDSLHDKLLSLGEGTIIYPAHGAGSACGGSISDREESTIGLEMAQNKALTIGSREAFVAMKKAEVMEKPYYFARMEEINLAGQPVLGSLPRPPQLSPGEFERLIGAGAAVLDVRAPTSFAGGHIEGSVSIPREVLPSYAGWVLEYGRPIVLVTDGPEEVSEVVRMLIRIGYDDIIGHLGEGMEGWAKRGLPIASFPLVTPTELHGMLGREENILVLDVRTEKEWRAERVERSMHIFAGYLRDRIDEVPRGTRVAVMCSSGLRGSLGAGILQDAGYEVLNILGGTGGWKKAGLPLEK
- a CDS encoding uroporphyrinogen decarboxylase family protein translates to MEWHAHATKRFANPFVDNKYDRVDVDPVMLSHAAIACGYTIRDFYEKPELGIHCLAYIYQMYDLLPVTHWFYSTPWLKELGMELTQKDTLPPIAETPIISEPGQVDDLEVPDEKAIRNGYTYPQYQRLYSYVQKNLPQTFVPIAYGFDPVGEASHICGVENFIMWTFTEPEAAQKLLKKFTDTAIEGALCTAKDYGMAMLVLGSVLANNDIFSDEAVREYSVNNMRYYIDKCFRGGAGPQIFYHCCGNHETDYKEFHNLIWSPFTVFHIGYKGREVFPTELLKKEFGNKATIMGSVDTKLMINPNPKAVYDQAAASVKAGRDSPRGYILGCACECPMYTLPGNILAMTRAAADHGTYGKF
- a CDS encoding radical SAM protein; its protein translation is MIENLGESSSLCPECLKVIPAVKYAENDNVYLEKTCPEHGKYKVLIWRGLADYKSMKAYACVPSRPEKYIVTKKATCPIDCGLCQDHTQHTCLVVLEVTNDCNLKCPICFASANERYHFNPTMDQIRSMFQTTLDYVNSPTCIQISGGEPTIRDDLPDIIKLGKSMGIDYIEVNTNAVRFAQDKEFLLACKEAGMDSLYFSFDGLTSDVYMKTCGKDLLATKLQAIKNCQELGIGVTLVTVVSPDINLHQIGDIINFAKKNVPTVKGIHFQPLSYFGRYPIVPKDENRTVLPDLLKEIEKQTKGELRVDNFIPTSCTNVHCDVKSMSVIMEDGSLFPLTHRAMGPPKDTCCVATKTRKEISDLWRYIDESLGNDGGEAKGSWDEFIQRARTNYLTISSMPFQDVWNVDTDRLKGCCIHTVTPDGKLIPFCLFNINSVHGKTLYRHEILEKYAKWGSS
- a CDS encoding DUF169 domain-containing protein, yielding MPGHNWKAITEELRNKVCLPAYPVGVKLLEKPRELLDYRDARLLTDTTPCHMAAIARYNRAEGLVGASSQGTKCLWGAACLGLVRTPERLSEGDLNLPFTQNVEAARRLHENMYMLGNAGKRFSGVIMAPLDIVPFDPDVIVMYMSPARALRLVIAFAYARGEVVSVRMTGQASLCSAIARAVDAGAVTVDVPCMGDRAYGLVQESEVVVAFPAPRIEELMEGLRETEGTASYPYKPFLRWPAIFPPSMEPREVELDQ